The following is a genomic window from Pseudomonas parafulva.
GGATCGCGTTGGCGCTCAGTGAGCCGAAGCTCATCGCCGAGATGTTGAAGATCGACGCCGAGTAGGGCTGGCTGCACTGCGGCCCGCCGATGTCGATGCGAAAGCTCGCCGGATCGGCCAACGGTGCCGGACGCATCGAGTGGCCGATGAACTCGAAGCCGGACTCGTAGACATCGATGAGCGTGCCGAAGGGTTTGTCCGAGGCCTCGTTCTTGGCCCGGGCGTAGACCAGCGAACGCTGGGCGCGGGAGAAGGGCAGCGCGTCGCTGTCCGATTCCAGCAGGTACTGGCGGATCTCGGGGCGGATGCCCTCGACCAGGTAACGGATGTTGCCAAGGATCGGGTAATTGCGGCGCACCGCGTGGCGCGTCTGCAGCAGGTCGAACAAGCCAAGCAGGCTGAGCACGGCGGTGGTCAGGGTGAAGGGCCACAACCATTCGTGGTGCAGGAAGGGCAGGCTGGCCAGGGTGAACAGCACGCACCCGGCGAACACAGCGTAACGGCTCAGAAGTGACAGACTCATGCGAAATTCCCTTGCGAATGCTTCGGTCGAACCTCGACCTTAGCCCGCCGCGGCAAGCATTGGCCAGTCTGGGATAGCGCGAGCAAATGAAATCTTCGGTATCAAAAATCATTCTCAAAATATTATGTTATAAAGTATCTCTTTTGATCCGAGGGTACTTTCATGAAAGCAGGCATCCATCCCGATTACCGCCCCGTGCTGTTCCACGACACGGCAGCGGACGCATTCTTCCTGATTGGCTCGACGGTCGAGACCGACCGCACGCATCGGCACACCGATGGCCAGACCTACCCCTACGTGGCGCTGGATGTGTCCAGCGCATCGCACCCGGTGTACACCGGCCAGCAGCGCAAGACCACGGTGGAGGGGCGTGTGGCCGGGTTCAACAAGCGCTTTGCCGGGTTTGCCGGGCAGGCGAAATAAGCGCGCACCCGCCGTCGCGTCGAGCCGGTCAGGGATTGCGTATCGGGGCGCCGCGCAGCAAGTGCTGGCGCCATGCGTTTTGCTCCTCGCCGGTGGCCTCGACCAGGCAGCGGAACGTACCGCCTGCTCGCACCGCCACCGGCACGCCATCGCGGTAGAGCAGGCGATTGGCGCTCAGCGCTGGCAGCTTGGTGCCCGGCAGTAACGTGCCGAGCAGATTCAACGGGTCGCTGCCGCTGACCATCACCCCCTCACCCTTCGCCTCGCGCCGGCGTACCTGGCGCAACGAGGCCACGGCTTCGGGCAGGGCGAATTGTTCGCCAGCGAGCCCGGCGATGAAGCGACCGCCACGGATTTCCCCGCGCGCTTCCAGTCGGTGATAGCAGCGCAGCAGATCGCGCCAGGGCGGCAGCTGTTCGCTTTCACGCTCCAGCAGGCGCCAGCAGATCACGCCATAGCGGCGCAGCAACACGCGGGCGATGTACTCAAGGCGCTCGTCGTTGTCCTGTTCGAGGCTGCCACGGCGCAGCAATGACCAGCGCCCGGCCTGGAGCATGGGGCTGGCAAAGGCCATAGGACTGCGCCGGCCATGCCGCGCGGTGCGCCTGCTCACGGGCGTGATCAGGCTGCGCAAGCCGCTGAAGCCGTCGGCTGCGGCCAGTCCTGAGCCGACCAGTTCCTGCAGCGCCGTCTCCAATTCGCTGGGCAACAGGCGCGCCTCAGCGACGAGTTCGTCGAAGAACAAGGCGCCGTGCGCCTTTAAGGCCTGGTGCACGCGCTGCGCCCGTGGCCCCAGCGTATCGGGATCGGCGCCGCAGGTCAGGCTGCGCCACAGGCCCAGGCGTTCGCGTGGCAGCAACACCAGCGGCGTGCTCGACAGCGTGCTGCTCGACACGCTACCGGTGAGCCGGGTCCAGGCCCACTGACCGCTGCGGCAGGCGTCATCCAGCCAATGCGGGCTGTAGTCGCCGATACGGGTGGGCAGCACGTCCGCTTCCCAGGCCCCGGCCGCGCAAGGGAAGCCTTCGAGTTGCGCCAGTACCACGGTCACGGCCTGGGGACCGCGCAAGCGTTCGTCGGCGCTCAGGTGCTGCCAGTCGAACAGAAAACGCATGAAGTCCTGCAGGCTGACCGGCTCGATCTCCCGACGCAGACGCTTGACCGTATAACGATGAATCCGCGCCAGCAGATGCCGTTCGCACCACTGCAAGGCCGGTTGCGCAGGGCTGAAGTGTCCGCGCAGCAGATAGCCTTCGCCTTCCAGTCGTGCCAGGCCCTGTTCCACTTGGGTTTCGCGCAGCCCCAAGGGCTCGGCGATCTGCGCCAGCGTCTGTGGGCCGAAGCCACTGAGGCGGGCGCGCAGCAACTCGCACAGGGCGTCGTCGGCAGCGACAGGCTGGTCGAAGCCCGGCAGCGCCTGCACCGCAGGTGTCAGGACGGCGCCGGGGTAAAGGGTCGTCAGCGCCTTGAGTCGCTCACGGGGCAGCCACAGGCCTAGGTCGGCCGTCTCCAGGCGACAGGCACGCCCCCCGTGGGTCAAGTCCGCGAGCAGGGCGTCCCAGCCTGGGTTGGCCTGCACCTCGTCGGCGGTGACCACGCCCAGGCTCATCAGCGCTTCGTGCAGTTCATCGGCGTCACGCGGCTGCGGCCAGGCCTCGATTGCGACGGCGTGAATCGCCTCGGCATCCAGGGCGCCCAAGTCATCGGCGCTGTGCACGTCGCTCCAGCGTCGATTGAGCACCGCCTGGGTGCGCCGTTCTTCCAGCGGCGCGTCGTCGAGAAAGGCATAGGGCCGCGCGTTGAGGATGGCCGAGGCCAGGGGCGACGGGGCTGGCAGATCACGGGCGAGCAAGCGCACTTCGCCGCGCTCCATGCGCCGCAGCAAGGCCAGCCAGCCCTCGCTGTCCATGGCGTCGTGCAGGCAGTCGTCCAGCGTCTGCTGCACCAGAGGATGGTCCGGCACCTGGCGTTCGCCGACCAGGTTTTCCAGGCAGGCGATCTGGTCGG
Proteins encoded in this region:
- a CDS encoding type B 50S ribosomal protein L31 → MKAGIHPDYRPVLFHDTAADAFFLIGSTVETDRTHRHTDGQTYPYVALDVSSASHPVYTGQQRKTTVEGRVAGFNKRFAGFAGQAK